Proteins encoded together in one Microbacterium sp. zg-Y625 window:
- a CDS encoding enoyl-CoA hydratase/isomerase family protein → MTVHLSVDSGVAWVTLDRPEALNALDAATRAELRVIYRRISEDTGIRVAVLTGAGEKSFCTGADLKSAPAAAESLVVQEFGGQSDHLLSDFPTDKPTICAINGYALGGGLEIALRADIRIASSNASFGLPEVRIGSIPGSAGTQLLPRVVGVPNAMKLILTGERIDAEEALRIGLVQEVVPLDRLKDRASELALAIAANGPLAVSAARKLVGMSLDVPLEAGIAAERYAFGLLRDTEDRAEGRRAFAEKRPPRFVGR, encoded by the coding sequence ATGACCGTGCACCTGAGCGTTGACAGTGGCGTCGCGTGGGTCACCCTCGACCGCCCCGAGGCCCTGAACGCCCTTGACGCGGCGACACGCGCCGAGTTGCGGGTGATCTACCGGAGGATCTCCGAGGACACGGGAATCCGGGTCGCCGTCCTGACCGGCGCGGGCGAGAAGTCCTTCTGCACCGGCGCGGACCTCAAGTCGGCGCCGGCCGCGGCGGAGAGCCTCGTCGTCCAGGAGTTCGGCGGCCAGAGCGACCATCTGCTCTCGGACTTCCCCACCGACAAGCCCACCATCTGCGCGATCAACGGCTACGCCCTGGGCGGCGGGCTCGAGATCGCCCTGCGGGCGGACATCCGCATCGCGTCATCCAACGCCAGCTTCGGGCTGCCCGAGGTGCGCATCGGCAGCATTCCGGGCAGCGCCGGCACGCAACTCCTCCCCCGCGTGGTCGGCGTGCCGAACGCCATGAAGCTCATCCTCACCGGCGAGCGCATCGACGCCGAGGAAGCACTGCGGATCGGTCTCGTCCAGGAGGTCGTCCCGCTCGACCGGCTGAAGGACCGGGCATCCGAGCTCGCGCTCGCCATCGCGGCGAACGGCCCGCTCGCGGTGTCGGCGGCGAGGAAGCTCGTCGGGATGTCACTCGACGTGCCCCTCGAGGCGGGGATCGCCGCGGAGCGCTACGCCTTCGGCCTGCTCCGCGACACGGAGGACCGCGCGGAGGGCCGACGCGCCTTCGCCGAGAAGCGCCCCCCGCGATTCGTCGGGCGCTGA
- a CDS encoding tripartite tricarboxylate transporter permease yields the protein MLEAALEALTQIFTLERMVWLLLGVLLGLFLGFVPGIGGVVGMSLLLPFIYGMDPYTGIALMIGMVAVMHTGDTFPAVLIGLPGSAGGQATIMDGYPMARKGQAGRALGAGFFASMIGGLFGAAVLFAVLPIARPIVLSFGSPELFMMTLIGLSLVAILSKGAPLKGVLAGLLGMLISTVGIAPASTDLRFTFDIGYLYGGFGLVLIALGAFAIPEIIELFVENKKIAKDAAKLNGGIAEGMRDTLKNWRLVIQGSTIGSVLGMIPGIGGAVINWLCYGLAASTIRKDNRFGRGDVRGVIAPEAGNNASEGGNMVPTMLFGIPSGGTTAIILGALVLMGVQPGPSMLEEENMPFLLTIVWTLAIATVIGTGLCILLARPISLMTIVPARRVAPFLVIVIILAAYQTTRNWADIAVVLILGLIAFVMKQLQWPRIPLLIGFVLGPASERYFTVSISRFGFEWLTRPSVLILAVILAAAVVFGALQQRKIALVPNKIEHDVAERAAALPPTATVKTLRTARQRRRARASLAHAGPGAVATEERDDDARDASATSVDNDLPGTPDGAGSTRKDPS from the coding sequence GTGCTTGAAGCAGCGCTCGAAGCGCTCACGCAGATCTTCACTCTCGAGCGCATGGTCTGGTTGCTCCTCGGGGTGCTCCTCGGACTCTTCCTCGGATTCGTGCCGGGCATCGGCGGCGTTGTCGGCATGTCGCTGCTGCTGCCCTTCATCTACGGCATGGACCCCTACACAGGCATCGCCCTGATGATCGGAATGGTCGCGGTGATGCACACCGGCGATACCTTCCCCGCCGTCCTGATCGGCCTTCCAGGCAGTGCGGGAGGTCAGGCGACGATCATGGACGGCTATCCCATGGCGAGAAAGGGGCAGGCCGGGCGCGCCCTCGGCGCCGGCTTCTTCGCCTCGATGATCGGCGGGCTCTTCGGGGCCGCCGTGCTGTTCGCCGTCCTTCCCATCGCGCGGCCCATCGTGCTGTCGTTCGGGTCTCCCGAGCTGTTCATGATGACCCTGATCGGGCTCAGCCTCGTCGCCATCCTCAGCAAGGGAGCACCGCTCAAGGGCGTCCTCGCGGGGCTGCTCGGCATGCTCATCAGCACCGTCGGCATCGCCCCCGCGTCGACGGACCTTCGGTTCACGTTCGACATCGGCTACCTCTACGGCGGATTCGGCCTCGTGCTGATCGCCCTCGGCGCCTTCGCGATCCCGGAGATCATCGAGCTCTTCGTGGAGAACAAGAAGATCGCGAAGGATGCAGCGAAGCTCAACGGCGGCATCGCCGAGGGCATGCGCGACACGCTCAAGAACTGGCGCCTGGTGATCCAGGGTTCGACGATCGGGTCGGTGCTGGGGATGATCCCCGGCATCGGCGGCGCCGTCATCAACTGGCTCTGCTACGGGCTCGCGGCGAGCACCATCCGCAAGGACAACCGGTTCGGGCGCGGCGATGTCCGAGGCGTGATCGCGCCCGAGGCCGGCAACAACGCGTCCGAGGGCGGCAACATGGTCCCGACCATGCTGTTCGGCATTCCCAGCGGTGGCACGACGGCGATCATCCTCGGCGCGCTGGTGCTGATGGGCGTGCAGCCGGGGCCGTCGATGCTCGAGGAGGAGAACATGCCCTTCCTCCTCACGATCGTCTGGACCCTGGCCATCGCCACCGTGATCGGCACCGGCCTGTGCATCCTGCTCGCGCGTCCGATCTCGCTGATGACCATCGTGCCGGCTCGCCGGGTTGCTCCGTTCCTCGTCATCGTGATCATCCTCGCGGCCTACCAGACCACCCGGAACTGGGCGGACATCGCGGTGGTCCTCATCCTCGGGCTCATCGCCTTCGTGATGAAGCAGCTGCAGTGGCCGCGAATCCCCTTGCTGATCGGGTTCGTCCTCGGTCCGGCGTCGGAGCGGTACTTCACGGTCAGCATCAGCCGTTTCGGGTTCGAGTGGCTCACGCGTCCCAGCGTGCTGATCCTGGCGGTCATCCTCGCAGCGGCGGTCGTCTTCGGGGCTCTGCAGCAGCGCAAGATCGCGCTCGTCCCGAACAAGATCGAGCATGATGTCGCCGAGCGCGCGGCGGCGTTGCCGCCGACCGCCACGGTGAAGACGCTGCGCACCGCGCGTCAGCGCCGCAGGGCACGTGCGTCACTCGCCCACGCCGGACCGGGGGCCGTCGCGACCGAGGAACGTGACGACGATGCGCGAGATGCCTCCGCGACATCGGTGGACAACGATCTTCCCGGCACGCCCGACGGCGCCGGCTCCACGAGAAAGGACCCGTCATGA
- a CDS encoding GntR family transcriptional regulator — protein MSTREPEAGAGRAESFDRPLSKAEYVLQRLRQELADGAIQPGTQIRQGDISARYGVSATPVREALRQLEAEGAVSYSPHRGATVNTMAEEDLYALYRFRVEVEKLLAELAVERNDADALGDVKRKHEELKAAVTAGQSAERLSQLNREFHLAVMRAGAPYIADRVVRPLWKTAIPTSQSQWDSAESVSEFLHAHDEIVAAIEKGDAARAGELMGGHVFDAYRERLSRLKAD, from the coding sequence ATGAGCACACGCGAACCCGAGGCTGGGGCCGGACGGGCGGAATCTTTCGATAGACCACTGAGCAAAGCCGAGTACGTCCTGCAGCGGCTGCGGCAGGAACTGGCTGATGGGGCGATCCAGCCGGGCACACAGATCAGACAGGGCGACATCAGCGCGCGCTACGGCGTGAGCGCCACCCCGGTGCGCGAAGCGCTGCGGCAGCTCGAAGCCGAGGGGGCCGTCAGCTACTCGCCCCATCGCGGCGCGACGGTCAACACCATGGCGGAGGAGGATCTGTACGCCCTGTACCGCTTCCGCGTGGAGGTCGAGAAGCTGCTCGCCGAACTCGCTGTCGAACGCAATGACGCGGACGCCCTCGGTGATGTGAAGCGCAAGCACGAAGAGCTCAAGGCTGCCGTCACGGCGGGCCAGAGTGCAGAGCGGCTGTCTCAGCTGAACCGGGAATTCCATCTCGCCGTCATGCGCGCGGGGGCGCCCTACATCGCGGATCGCGTCGTGCGCCCGCTGTGGAAGACGGCGATCCCGACGTCGCAGAGCCAGTGGGACAGCGCGGAGTCGGTCTCGGAGTTCCTCCACGCGCACGACGAGATCGTCGCCGCCATTGAGAAGGGGGATGCCGCCCGGGCCGGCGAACTCATGGGCGGGCACGTCTTCGACGCCTATCGCGAGCGGCTGTCGCGCCTGAAGGCCGACTGA
- a CDS encoding GntR family transcriptional regulator, with amino-acid sequence MDAPIDRGSADQRPLSKAEYVFQRLRRELQEGTIPPGAQVRQTEISSRYGVSATPVREALRRLEADGMVDYAPHRGATVTEMPKRDVRGLYLFRAEVEGLLARLAAERADATTVSALRTAHDELRRLVRHAAGAEALSSANREFHLAVMRAGSPYIADDIMRPLWEKAIPSSASMWDDPDRVERFLREHEAVLAAVEAGRGQEAGDLMAEHVRVALRERTARNRNPASPHSPM; translated from the coding sequence ATGGACGCACCGATCGACCGAGGAAGCGCCGACCAACGGCCGCTCAGCAAAGCGGAGTACGTCTTCCAGCGATTGCGCAGGGAACTGCAGGAAGGCACCATTCCCCCGGGGGCGCAGGTACGCCAGACCGAGATCAGTTCCCGCTACGGCGTGAGCGCCACCCCCGTTCGCGAAGCCCTGCGCCGGCTCGAGGCCGACGGCATGGTCGACTACGCCCCGCACCGGGGCGCAACGGTCACAGAGATGCCGAAGCGCGACGTTCGGGGCCTCTACCTCTTCCGTGCTGAGGTCGAGGGTCTCCTCGCGCGGTTGGCTGCCGAACGCGCCGATGCCACGACGGTGAGCGCCCTGCGGACAGCTCACGACGAGCTGCGCAGACTGGTCCGGCACGCAGCGGGCGCAGAGGCGCTCTCGTCCGCGAACCGCGAGTTCCATCTCGCGGTGATGCGCGCCGGCTCCCCCTACATCGCCGACGACATCATGCGGCCACTCTGGGAGAAGGCGATCCCGAGCTCAGCGAGCATGTGGGACGACCCCGACCGCGTGGAGCGGTTCCTGAGGGAGCACGAGGCCGTGCTGGCAGCGGTGGAAGCCGGACGCGGGCAGGAAGCCGGAGACCTCATGGCCGAGCATGTGCGAGTCGCCCTGCGGGAGCGAACGGCGCGCAACCGCAACCCCGCCTCTCCTCACAGCCCGATGTAG
- a CDS encoding tripartite tricarboxylate transporter TctB family protein: protein MTAPSEIVTDEASETAPEGLTTSVLRIALAAIVVFIGVFGAVGASGFSEVARRFPLYISFGIVIIGTIVLAREILIMVRGGEYSAAAYDYQVADMTPSSVLRRGLLWFGIVLGFIGIMALVGYLVAALVFLTVTLIIGAKMRWWTSLIAGVVGTAIVYALARVLVIPLPEGVFYIGL from the coding sequence ATGACCGCTCCGAGCGAGATCGTCACAGATGAAGCGAGCGAGACCGCGCCCGAAGGCCTCACGACGAGCGTGTTGCGGATCGCCCTGGCGGCCATCGTCGTCTTCATCGGCGTCTTCGGTGCCGTCGGTGCCTCGGGCTTCTCGGAGGTCGCACGTCGCTTCCCGCTCTACATCTCCTTCGGGATCGTGATCATCGGCACGATCGTCTTGGCCAGGGAGATCTTGATCATGGTGCGCGGAGGCGAGTACAGCGCTGCCGCATACGACTACCAGGTGGCCGACATGACCCCGTCGAGCGTGCTGCGCCGGGGTCTGCTCTGGTTCGGCATCGTCCTGGGCTTCATCGGCATCATGGCCCTCGTCGGGTACCTGGTTGCCGCACTGGTGTTCCTCACGGTGACGCTCATCATCGGAGCGAAGATGCGGTGGTGGACCTCGCTCATCGCCGGCGTGGTCGGCACGGCGATCGTCTACGCACTCGCACGGGTGCTCGTCATTCCCCTGCCCGAGGGAGTGTTCTACATCGGGCTGTGA